The Brachyhypopomus gauderio isolate BG-103 chromosome 17, BGAUD_0.2, whole genome shotgun sequence genome includes a window with the following:
- the LOC143481137 gene encoding AT-rich interactive domain-containing protein 1B-like — MMAAQVAPAPAAPGGENNNLSGAPGQDLNSGKKGGGTAPGGGNVRNANNVDRARPDEPSLAHRTCASANSSQNQRGNMTTSVSSSMSSTSPTMETGLVGNLKMKNTGGEVHASHHSAPLQFNQFQQHNQRQIQSNHNSQGSAQGETDNQRGGKENVLGSHSEQQMLSKSGEEHPCKPGEPMGSRYEQVNLAPTNNSHPHNAGGKGAVSDLNNYFGNSRIGPCFDQHGGQQSFGAGLMYSTPNNVEATPNSHDAYHNSQYNQYPGYRHGYGGAGYAVMGQSGSSASNHAKSTMSSSGSNVGGFQRFPGQNQHPSGATPTLNQLLTSPSPMMRSYSSGYYEYNNKDISSQYGSTAPGWGCQRSHPGVSSGNSVQSMSRNQVGSVDFMAMKRSQLYGMGGSPYAQQQGVPYPSQPYGSPPPHRYPMGMQGRGQVGMGGMLYTQQQVPPPFGQQGVGGYCPQGQPPFYSQSQPHQQPLNPAPYAHPRSAPQQEAQDSYGNRNQSVGNSGKPNHDEMGLIQQERPSSLPVSDNPADQPDCRKAH, encoded by the exons ATGATGGCCGCGCAAGTGGCCCCGGCCCCGGCTGCACCCGGCGGGGAGAACAATAATTTATCGGGAGCTCCGGGACAAGACCTAAACTCGGGGAAGAAGGGAGGAGGAACAGCTCCAGGTGGCGGAAACGTGAGGAACGCGAATAATGTAGATCGCGCTCGTCCCGACGAACCGAGCTTGGCTCACCGAACTTGCGCGTCTGCGAACAGTTCGCAGAATCAACGTGGGAATATGACAACTTCGGTCTCCTCTTCGATGTCGTCGACCTCTCCCACGATGGAAACGGGGTTGGTGGGCAATCTTAAAATGAAAAACACTGGTGGAGAGGTTCACGCGTCGCACCATTCGGCACCGCTGCAGTTTAACCAATTCCAACAGCATAATCAGCGTCAAATACAAAGTAATCACAACAGCCAAGGATCGGCGCAAGGAGAGACGGACAATCAACGCGGAGGGAAAGAAAATGTTTTAGGGAGCCACTCTGAACAACAGATGTTGAGTAAAAGTGGTGAGGAGCATCCTTGCAAACCCGGGGAGCCGATGGGCAGCAGGTACGAACAAGTCAACTTGGCACCAACGAATAACAGCCACCCCCACAACGCAGGAGGCAAAGGTGCGGTGTCTGACTTAAATAATTATTTTGGAAATTCAAGAATAGGCCCTTGCTTTGATCAACATGGCGGACAACAAAGCTTTGGAGCGGGTTTGATGTATTCTACTCCTAATAATGTGGAAGCAACACCAAACTCTCACGACGCGTACCATAACAGCCAGTATAACCAGTACCCGGGGTACCGGCACGGCTACGGTGGCGCTGGGTATGCCGTGATGGGCCAAAGCGGCAGCTCAGCCTCTAATCACGCCAAATCTACAATGTCTTCATCTGGTAGCAACGTTGGAGGCTTTCAGAGATTTCCGGGACAGAACCAGCATCCTTCGGGCGCAACACCGACGTTAAACCAGCTGCTTACGTCTCCCAGTCCCATGATGCGCAGCTACAGCAGCGGATATTATGAGTACAATAATAAAGATATAAGTTCTCAGTACGGGTCTACAGCGCCTGGATGGGGGTGCCAGAGAAGTCATCCAGGAGTCAGTTCTGGGAACAGTGTACAAAGTATGAGCCGAAACCAG GTAGGCTCGGTGGACTTCATGGCCATGAAGCGCTCCCAGCTGTATGGGATGGGTGGCAGTCCGTACGCCCAGCAACAGGGCGTGCCCTACCCCAGCCAGCCATATGGatcacctcctccacacagatACCCAATGGGAATGCAGGGGAGGGGCCAAGTGGGCATGGGTGGGATGCTGTATACTCAACAACAG GTACCTCCTCCGTTCGGCCAGCAGGGCGTGGGTGGATACTGCCCCCAGGGCCAGCCTCCGTTCTACAGCCAATCCCAGCCGCACCAGCAGCCCCTAAACCCCGCCCCCTACGCACACCCCCGCTCAGCTCCGCAACAG